TTCGTTCAGTCGAAATGAACGCACTTTTAAATCAGCCGGACAGTCTTTTGAAACAGAGAAAGGAATGGATTATAAGCAGAAGCGGTTGACAGACTCCATAGAAGGCCCGGTCCCCGACCGGGCGTTCCTATACCGAAGATCATGCGAACTTGGTATCATTCACCTATTAAGGGTCGTCGGCCCGCTCCCTGCGGTCGCTCAAGACGCGAAGGCGCAGGAGTCCTGAAAACAACCTTTTTTGGCGTTCCTTGGCCCCGTCACTTTCGCAAGGGATGCGGCGGCTCTGCGGCCTGCGGTGAGCTTGTCGAACTCGCTTTGCGAGAAACAATTCCACTCAAAGTGATTTCAAGATGCCGGTACTGCCGGAACTCAGGCGAAGCCGTGGATCCGGCTATTAACACTCAGAAGCCGGATCTACGGGCGAATACGCCCTAAGGTCCGGCTGTACCTTTTGGTGCTTAAATCTATTGCGCCAGCCGGACGTCGATTTTATAGAACTGTCCGGCGCGATATACGGAATCGGTGTAACTGGACTGCGGAAAGGCTATATTGGTTTCCAATCCCTGAAAACTGTTCAGCAGGTTGCTGACTGAATAAACGGAATAGACTCGGCCTGAAACCGCGCTCCACCGGACAACGAAGCCGTTCCCTGCCCCGTCTTTCTCCAATCCAGTTGCCTTGAAGAAAGATGCTGCATTAGTCGGATTAAGACCGGCAATGTAACATTGGAGCACCGTGTTGACGCCGTTGGACGCAGTCGCGTTCGGGTTGGCATTGGTCGCCCCGCCGAAATATTGCGTCTCCCAGTCGTTCGGCAGGCCGTCATTGTCGGAGTCGTTACTTACAGCGCCTTCGGCAACCGATATCAGGTCAAGCGCGGTCTCCGCCTCCTGTCCAAAAAACTCACTGAAAAAGTACCGGAAGCGGATTTGTACATTCGTCATACCAGCATAAGCCAATAGGCTGACGTTCGTGCGAAACCATTGATCTCCTTGATTACCGAAAAGCAGCCGGGGATTGGCCCACGACACCCCGTTTGTTGAGACCTCAAGATAAAGCTGCCCGATGTTCGCGCCATACATGTGGTACGACCAACTGATCTCGGGGTTCACCAGAGCTTGAAAGTCGAAAGTTGTTTTCAATATTGCAGTTTTTGAGGCGTTGCCTCCTTGTACATACAGGTAGTACGTCCCGTCAGCCGCAGCCGACGGGCCGGTTCCGGGTAATGGAGTCGGCCCGCTATTGGTGATCCACGGCGTACTTCCTGTGTTATAACTCCAGCGTCCATAGCCGGTTTCAAAACTTTCGCTGTAAGGATATTTTCTAATTGGATAAAGCAAATCCAGCGAACGGCTGACGTTCAGGCGTCCTCCGGATACACATTTTCCGGAATAGGCCGGAAACTTATCAACGCCATCCATCAGCGCCTGTTTGCAGTCTAAATAGTTTAACCCGGGCTTCGCGCTGTACAGCAATGCAATCGCCCCGGCCACTTGCGGAGCGGCCATAGAAGTTCCGCTTTTTGTGGCAATACCACCACCCGACACGGTGCTTAAAATTAAACTGCCCGGAGCGACGATGTCCACCGTGGTTGCGCCGTAGCTTGACGTGCCCGACAACACCTCGGAACTGGTGCTGTTGGCTACTGCAATGACATTGGGGAGATTAACCCCCGCTGGCTGATAGGCTGTTACATCGTTATTCGCCGTGTCATTACCGGCAGCGGCAACAAACAGAACTCCCTTGCCATTCTGATAATCGATCCCCTCATAATAACTGCTTCCACTACCCGGCCCGCCATACGAATTAGAAGTGACCTTGGCTCCTTTATCAGCCGCATATTTCATAGCCAGCACCGCTTTGGTTGAGATCACAAGCATGTTTGTATAGCTTGGGAAATACTCAAAAGGCTTCAGCGCCATAATGGCCACGTTCCAGCAAACCCCCGCAACCTGATTTGAGTTGTTGCCAATAGCTCCGGCAATTCCGGCGCAATGCGTACCGTGCCCGCTGACACTGAAGCGACCGTCATAATCGGCGTCGCCATTATCGTCCGGATTGTTATCGCCCGAACCCACTGTCCCATCCCCCCGTCCAAAATCCCAGCCGATCCAGTCATCGACGTATCCGTTATGGTCGTCATCAATACCGTTTGTGGCTAACGCTCCGGCTTCGCCGGGGTTACGCCAGAGGTGCGCCGCCAAATCGGGGTGGTCGAGATCTATCCCTGTGTCAATGATGGCGATGATGATGTTCGTACTGCCGGTTCCGCTATCCCATGCCTCCGGACAGGCAATCCGCTGTTTATCCCATTGCGAAGCCCAGTTCGTATCGTTCGGAATCGCTGAGGGGAAATCGATCGAATCGACATAGGTGCGCAGAACCAGATTGGTTTCTTTTTCGTACACGGACATCATTTCCGGAACTCCGTCCAGCGAAGGCGTCGCAAGCTGAATCATAAAGATGTCCGGAAACCCTGTGTCTGAAATAATCCGGGTGCCGAGCGATGCATTCAGCGTCTCCAGTTCGGCCTGTGTACAGCCGGGCCGCAGTTTGACCATAAAATGGTCGGCCACGATCAGAGTCTGGCGCACAACAACGTATGCGTCCTTTGCGGCATCATAACGCACCAGTTCCTCAATGCGATGGTATGGATAACTTCCGCCGCCGTTCACTAAGAATAACCGCCGCACCTCACCGTTCCCTATATCCGCCACACGCCGTTCCAGAACAATTTTTGCCGACAGCTGATCCACGTTCACCCGTCCTGACCCGGTTTCCGGAAAAACGGATCCATTAAGAATATCGCTAAGACGGGTTTGTTTTATTTCCACTGCGCCATCGGAAACATGGCTTGGATCCGGCGAGTCCAACCCGACCGACCGCGCCTGAGTTAAAGTCGGCCGAGATGCGCTTTCCTTGCCAGTCAAACTGAGGTGCCGCAATCCGAAAAGCATCAGAAGGCACACAACGGAAATCAGTAATACGGATTTGAAAAAATTCATTCTCACCCTCATTAGCGGCCCGCATCGTACCACTTAGCGTATGAAATGTTCGAGAGATAAAATCCCAAGTGTGCCGCCTGAACGATGCAATCATTCCACTCCTCAGAGCGATTATCGTTGCGGTAGCATCGGCTTCAGACAGCTCCAGCCGGAACACAGGGCCATCCATACCCATTTATAAGCCGATAGAGTTTCTGTCCACACCGAGGTTCCCGCTTCGCGAAAGGTCGGCGCGCCGATTACAATCATCCAAACCGCCGCGAAAAACAGGTTGGCCAGATAGATGACCGAATAGGAAAACAGCCGCCCGTTTTCCTGCACGTCCGGCTGGCGCTGGGTCAGCATATAAACCGTGAACGTGACATGAAATCCCCATGTCAGTCCGACCGCCGCCAGCCACCACGGTTCGTAGGCACGCAAGTCGGTAAAGGCTCCGGCGATATACCAAAGCGCGATCACCAGTCCGGTGTAGAACGGAAAAAAGTACGGCGCGAGCGAGATGATGAAATTGCTTTTGGAAAGCATGACGTGGCCACCGGTTTTCCCGACTTTCATTTTTCCGACCTTGGCACCCATCAGCATTCCCCAGACTGCATGAGTCAATTCGTGTGCCAGCACGTAGGTACGGAAGGGTCGCGGCAGAAGAAAAAATCCAATAACCGATAAAACGAAACCGGCGGGCAGTGCCCAGACTGTCCAGCCGGAAGTCCCCGTCGGGAGTGCGCTGAGCAGACTGAAAACGGATCGGGAACAGGCCCAGCAGAGCGGCAGAAGCAGTAAACCGATGATGAATTTGAGAAACTTTTTCACCGGGAAAAATTAGCAGGCTCAATGATTATTGACACTCCAAAAAACATCACGTATAAACCCAGCTTCTTTCGACCTTTTGTGGGGGTATAGCTCAGTTGGTAGAGCGCTTGAATGGCATTCAAGAGGTCAGGAGTTCGACCCTCCTTACCTCCACCACTTAATCATGAGGCCAAGACACCAGATTAGTTTTCGCTGGCCAAACCCGCCCTTCAACATCGTGCTGGTCGAGCCGGAAATTCCACAGAACACCGGTAATATCGCCCGTCTCTGCGCTGCAACCGGCACCGTTCTTAATCTAATTGAACCGCTGGGATTCCGGCTGACCGACCGGGAGGTAAAACGCGCCGGACTCGATTACTGGGATGCCGTTGAAATCCGCCGGTTTCAAAACCTTGAAAAATTCGAGTCGGATTTTTCCAAACACCGGAAGATTTTCTTCAGCACGTCTGGGCATCGAAACTATACCGAGGCGGAATACCGGCCCGGCGACTGTCTGATCTTTGGCAGCGAAAGCCGCGGCCTGCCGCTGGAACTGCTCGAATCTCATCCGGATGATGTTTTCAACATTCCCATGAAGCTGGAAAACGTCCGCTCACTCAACCTTGCCAACGCCGCTTCGATCGTCCTCTACGAAGCTCTTCGGCAGTCACAAGGTTTTGCTTGTACAGAAACCACAAAACGGTAGTCTGTGAGCAGTATGATGTTCGCAATCAAACCCAATCGGCATGCGTGGCTCTGGTGGCTTTCCGCTGTGACTCTCTCCGTAGGAATTGCAGTTTATATCCTGCTCAAACCGGCGGAATATAATATGGAAATTCAGCGCTTCCGATCCATTGCTCTGGTTTCGGGAATCTTCATTTCAGGACTGTGCATCATCATCGGCACATCCCGCCGCTGGTTCGGAAAAGGTCTGTAAAGTTCCCGCCGGAAACCTCCGCCCTCTAAATATATTTTCTCTCCAGCGAAGCATGAATGCTGGTGAGAATTTCGTACGGAATGGTTCGGCAGATTTTTGACAGTTCATCGGCCCAGATTGATTCCTCGCCCTGTTCACCGATCAGAACCGCCTCGTCGCCCGTTTTCACTCTGGCATCCAGACCGACATCCGCCGTGATCCAGTTCATGCTGACACGTCCGACCACAGCACAACGCCGACCGCCGATCAGCACGTCACCTTTGTTGCTCAGCGCGCGGTTATAGCCGTCGGCATAGCCGACCGCCAGCGTGGCAATCTGGGTAGGATACTCCGTGCGGTAGGTGCCGTAATAACCGACTGCAAAATCGGCCGGTACTTTTTTGACCTGCACCACCCTCGCCTTCCACTGCAAAATCGGCCTGGTTTGGAACCGTCCTTTCGGATCGTTCGCGCCGTACCCGTAGAGAACGATTCCCTGCCGAACGCCGTTCAGATCCCAATCGGGGAAATAGAGCGCGGCACGGCTGCTCGAAAGGTGTTTAAAAACCGTAGAAGGCAAAACGTTCAGCACGTCATGGAACTTCGCCGCCTGCGCCGAAGCATGATCCGGCTGATCCGGGTCAACCCGGGCAAAATGGCTGCAAACGCCCGCCCATTCGAGACCGCCCGCTTCGTCCAGCGCGTTGACGACGGCTCCCGCTTCGTCCCACTGCACACCAAGGCGCCCCATGCCGGTGTCCACTTTCAGGTGCACCGGAAGCGCCATCCCTCTGGCGCGTGCGGCTCCGGCCAATGCCAGACCGTGTTCAAGACAGGTAATCACCGGGAAAATCCGTTTTTCTAAAAGCTCACTGACATGCTCCGGCATCACCAGTCCCAGCACCAGAATATTCACATCCGGCAGGGCGGCGCGGATCTTGAGTGCTTCATCAAGGAAGGCGACCGCGAACCAGTTGATGCCTTCTTCGGCGGCCGCTTTAGCCGTCGGAACCAGCCCGTGCCCGTAGGCGTCGGCCTTGACGACCAGTATCACAGCCGTTTCGGCAGGAATCGCAGAACGCAGTGCACGCACATTCTGCTTCAGGCGTCCCAGATCAATTTCAATCCATGAATGATTCACTCACGATGCTCCCAATTCATATTTCATAGCACGGGTGTCCGGTAAACAGTTGAAAATCCAGACGGCTCGAAAGAGTTCCTTTATTGTTCGTTCGTCAAAAGCCAACAACCAAGGGGGTCTCGATCCATGGGATACGAGCCTACGGTTTTCAATCAGCTGTTCAATTTTATTCCGAGACATCCTTTCCAGAAATCGACTGACCTGCCCCCATGGACGGGACAGGTTCTAATGAGAGTCCAGCACGGTTAGTTTTTCGCTCATTGGATGCTTTGCATGCCGCTACGTCCGCTTCGTGGTTCGTGTTAACCGGTTTTATCCGACGAATCTTCAACGGTCTGTCCATGCGATGATTTGTCAGCCGGGTTGGAGTAGGATTTCATGAACATGTGAATGC
The genomic region above belongs to Kiritimatiellaceae bacterium and contains:
- a CDS encoding tRNA (cytidine(34)-2'-O)-methyltransferase translates to MRPRHQISFRWPNPPFNIVLVEPEIPQNTGNIARLCAATGTVLNLIEPLGFRLTDREVKRAGLDYWDAVEIRRFQNLEKFESDFSKHRKIFFSTSGHRNYTEAEYRPGDCLIFGSESRGLPLELLESHPDDVFNIPMKLENVRSLNLANAASIVLYEALRQSQGFACTETTKR
- a CDS encoding S8 family serine peptidase → MEIKQTRLSDILNGSVFPETGSGRVNVDQLSAKIVLERRVADIGNGEVRRLFLVNGGGSYPYHRIEELVRYDAAKDAYVVVRQTLIVADHFMVKLRPGCTQAELETLNASLGTRIISDTGFPDIFMIQLATPSLDGVPEMMSVYEKETNLVLRTYVDSIDFPSAIPNDTNWASQWDKQRIACPEAWDSGTGSTNIIIAIIDTGIDLDHPDLAAHLWRNPGEAGALATNGIDDDHNGYVDDWIGWDFGRGDGTVGSGDNNPDDNGDADYDGRFSVSGHGTHCAGIAGAIGNNSNQVAGVCWNVAIMALKPFEYFPSYTNMLVISTKAVLAMKYAADKGAKVTSNSYGGPGSGSSYYEGIDYQNGKGVLFVAAAGNDTANNDVTAYQPAGVNLPNVIAVANSTSSEVLSGTSSYGATTVDIVAPGSLILSTVSGGGIATKSGTSMAAPQVAGAIALLYSAKPGLNYLDCKQALMDGVDKFPAYSGKCVSGGRLNVSRSLDLLYPIRKYPYSESFETGYGRWSYNTGSTPWITNSGPTPLPGTGPSAAADGTYYLYVQGGNASKTAILKTTFDFQALVNPEISWSYHMYGANIGQLYLEVSTNGVSWANPRLLFGNQGDQWFRTNVSLLAYAGMTNVQIRFRYFFSEFFGQEAETALDLISVAEGAVSNDSDNDGLPNDWETQYFGGATNANPNATASNGVNTVLQCYIAGLNPTNAASFFKATGLEKDGAGNGFVVRWSAVSGRVYSVYSVSNLLNSFQGLETNIAFPQSSYTDSVYRAGQFYKIDVRLAQ
- the alr gene encoding alanine racemase, with the translated sequence MNHSWIEIDLGRLKQNVRALRSAIPAETAVILVVKADAYGHGLVPTAKAAAEEGINWFAVAFLDEALKIRAALPDVNILVLGLVMPEHVSELLEKRIFPVITCLEHGLALAGAARARGMALPVHLKVDTGMGRLGVQWDEAGAVVNALDEAGGLEWAGVCSHFARVDPDQPDHASAQAAKFHDVLNVLPSTVFKHLSSSRAALYFPDWDLNGVRQGIVLYGYGANDPKGRFQTRPILQWKARVVQVKKVPADFAVGYYGTYRTEYPTQIATLAVGYADGYNRALSNKGDVLIGGRRCAVVGRVSMNWITADVGLDARVKTGDEAVLIGEQGEESIWADELSKICRTIPYEILTSIHASLERKYI